A region of Massilia sp. WG5 DNA encodes the following proteins:
- a CDS encoding transglycosylase SLT domain-containing protein: MYETTRTTQALALAILLAPAISHAADSAPSTITQSAPGINAMAAVKPAQPASLTALKADDYKDPDLWGRIRSGYAIPDVDNALVAKHIQWYASRPDYLARTSGRASLYLYHVVQELEKRGMPTELALLPVIESAFNPQALSTADASGLWQFVPGTGRDFNLKQNMFKDERRGVLASTDAALTYLQRLYTMFGDWQLALAAYNWGEGNVQKAIQKNRAAGKPTDFESLAELMPAETRNYVPKLQAVKNIIANPAQYGVTLPAIDNQPYFTTIDKTSDIDLAVAAQLAEMSVDEFKALNPQFKKPVIAGDSKILLPKENAEKFHLNLAQWGHALSSWTTHKITGAKESIASLASKFGTTPEVIRQANNIPPQMRLKAGSTILVPKTSASAGDITENIIDNAQIALEADRGESRHKGHKLSGVQRIKASAAHAVAEIKSRVSGGSKPSVRANGRKHR; this comes from the coding sequence ATGTACGAAACGACTCGCACCACCCAAGCCCTGGCCCTCGCGATCCTGTTGGCCCCCGCGATCAGCCATGCCGCTGACAGTGCCCCGAGCACGATCACGCAAAGCGCCCCCGGCATCAATGCGATGGCCGCCGTCAAACCGGCCCAGCCAGCATCCCTGACGGCGCTCAAGGCCGACGACTACAAGGATCCCGATCTGTGGGGCCGCATCCGCAGCGGCTACGCGATCCCGGACGTCGACAATGCCCTGGTCGCCAAGCACATCCAATGGTACGCCAGCCGTCCGGACTACCTGGCGCGCACCTCGGGCCGCGCCTCGCTCTACCTGTACCACGTGGTGCAGGAACTGGAAAAGCGCGGCATGCCGACCGAACTGGCGCTGCTGCCGGTAATCGAATCGGCGTTCAATCCGCAGGCCCTGTCGACCGCGGATGCGTCCGGCCTGTGGCAATTCGTGCCGGGCACCGGCCGCGACTTCAACCTGAAGCAGAACATGTTCAAGGACGAGCGCCGCGGCGTGCTGGCCTCGACCGACGCCGCCCTCACCTACCTGCAGCGCCTGTACACCATGTTCGGCGACTGGCAACTGGCCCTGGCGGCGTACAACTGGGGGGAAGGCAACGTCCAGAAGGCGATCCAGAAGAACCGCGCGGCCGGCAAGCCGACCGACTTCGAGAGCCTGGCCGAACTGATGCCGGCCGAGACCCGCAACTACGTGCCGAAGCTGCAGGCGGTCAAGAACATCATCGCGAATCCGGCCCAGTACGGCGTGACCCTGCCGGCCATCGACAACCAGCCCTACTTCACCACCATCGACAAGACCTCGGACATCGACCTGGCGGTGGCCGCCCAGCTGGCCGAGATGTCGGTCGACGAATTCAAGGCGCTGAATCCGCAATTCAAGAAGCCGGTGATCGCCGGCGACTCCAAGATCCTGCTGCCGAAGGAAAACGCCGAAAAGTTCCATCTGAACCTGGCGCAGTGGGGCCACGCACTGTCGTCCTGGACCACGCACAAGATCACCGGCGCGAAAGAGAGCATCGCCTCGCTGGCGTCGAAGTTCGGCACCACGCCGGAAGTCATCCGCCAGGCCAACAACATCCCGCCGCAGATGCGCCTGAAGGCCGGCTCGACCATCCTGGTGCCGAAGACCAGCGCCAGCGCCGGCGACATCACGGAAAACATCATCGATAACGCCCAGATCGCGCTCGAGGCCGACCGCGGCGAAAGCCGGCACAAGGGCCACAAGCTGAGCGGCGTCCAGCGCATCAAGGCAAGCGCGGCGCACGCCGTGGCCGAGATCAAGAGCCGTGTCTCGGGCGGCAGCAAGCCGTCGGTGCGCGCCAACGGCCGCAAGCACCGCTGA
- a CDS encoding DUF1415 domain-containing protein, producing MSTANLNADDDEIIAATRRWLERAVIGLNLCPFAKAVYVKEQVRYVVSPARTPEELLETLMNELQDLADTDPEKIDTTLLIHPFVLNDFLDFNEFLDVADAAVEDMSLDGELQVASFHPDYQFADTDPNDISNYTNRAPYPILQLLREESIDRAVEAFPEAEAIFEKNIETMEQLGHEGWDKLDVGPAR from the coding sequence ATGAGCACTGCCAACCTCAATGCCGACGATGACGAAATCATCGCCGCCACCCGCCGCTGGCTGGAACGCGCCGTCATCGGCCTGAACCTGTGTCCTTTCGCCAAGGCGGTGTATGTGAAGGAGCAGGTGCGCTACGTGGTCTCGCCGGCACGCACGCCGGAGGAGCTGCTGGAAACCCTGATGAACGAGCTGCAGGACCTGGCCGACACCGATCCGGAAAAGATCGACACGACTCTGCTGATCCACCCCTTCGTGCTGAACGATTTCCTGGACTTCAACGAATTCCTGGACGTGGCCGACGCCGCGGTGGAAGACATGTCGCTCGACGGCGAACTGCAGGTGGCGAGCTTCCATCCGGACTACCAGTTCGCGGACACCGACCCGAACGACATTTCGAACTACACCAACCGCGCGCCGTACCCGATCCTTCAACTGCTGCGCGAGGAGAGCATCGACCGCGCCGTGGAAGCCTTCCCGGAAGCGGAGGCGATCTTCGAGAAGAATATCGAGACCATGGAACAGCTCGGCCATGAAGGCTGGGACAAGCTCGATGTCGGCCCGGCCCGCTGA
- a CDS encoding DUF1289 domain-containing protein, with protein sequence MSARPADQSLPLPERPVGELPQRPDTPCVAVCSTTFDEICRGCGRTVIEVAHWVSMTAEQKETVWQRILAQGYPRRNT encoded by the coding sequence ATGTCGGCCCGGCCCGCTGATCAATCCCTGCCGCTGCCGGAACGGCCTGTCGGGGAGCTCCCGCAGCGCCCCGACACACCCTGTGTCGCGGTCTGCTCGACCACTTTCGACGAGATCTGCCGCGGCTGCGGCCGCACCGTGATCGAGGTGGCGCACTGGGTCTCGATGACGGCCGAGCAGAAGGAAACGGTGTGGCAGCGCATCCTGGCGCAGGGCTACCCGCGCCGCAACACCTGA
- a CDS encoding DUF1993 family protein: MSLSMYAASVPVFRQVLGSLAAILEKAESHADLKKIEPQALLQARLFPDMFPLLRQVQVAADFAKGTVARLGGVEVPRYEDVETDFAGLQARIAKTLAFIDSVPREAIEDGESRDITVGTGANQRQFQGGQTYLLHYSLPHFYFHATTAYDILRHNGLEIGKKDFIGTF; the protein is encoded by the coding sequence ATGAGCCTATCGATGTATGCCGCATCCGTACCGGTGTTCCGGCAAGTGCTGGGCAGCCTGGCGGCGATCCTGGAAAAGGCCGAGTCGCATGCCGACCTGAAGAAGATCGAGCCGCAGGCCCTGCTGCAGGCGCGCCTGTTCCCGGACATGTTCCCGCTGCTGCGCCAGGTGCAGGTGGCGGCCGATTTCGCCAAGGGCACGGTGGCGCGCCTGGGCGGCGTCGAGGTGCCGCGCTATGAGGATGTCGAAACCGATTTCGCCGGCCTGCAGGCGCGGATCGCGAAGACGCTCGCCTTCATCGACAGCGTGCCGCGCGAAGCGATCGAGGACGGCGAGAGCCGCGACATCACAGTCGGCACCGGCGCCAACCAGCGCCAGTTCCAGGGCGGCCAGACCTACCTGCTGCACTATTCCCTGCCCCACTTCTATTTCCACGCCACGACGGCGTACGACATCCTGCGCCATAACGGGCTGGAAATCGGCAAGAAGGACTTTATCGGTACTTTTTAA
- a CDS encoding EAL domain-containing protein has translation MLTLRLPRLYGHSLYGALLLLVFGGLAVPALVGSWFLVGVQERQAARTVLDETLQRNADILALGMQESLWNMNAEAARSLVDSVMRDPAVLHVRVRAQGDDAFIDERAALAPEGRMFRAERTVVVHGQPIGRVLVEMDDSRSQHELRAKQWRYAGVLAAQLAVSLLLIVLLLKRRLLAPLRSLTRFSDTLSRGDFDTPLVLASRDELGLLGAQMERMRIAIRELFADIGRREERFRTIVTQVPGAVFRARPGGSIDFVSDAIEEISGYPARLFMSVNTDRWSDIICPEDRRMHRRLVKEAMLAARPYEVEYRIVDADGIERWVLEVGQPAAQGGDAAFWIDGLISDISERKHNEMRIEALLAEQGVVLDSVMFGILHVRERRVVSSNRQFDEMFGYAEGELAGESVIALFPTPEDCDEALRVSVPVLAGGAEFNDERQFRRRDGSLFWCMTSGRALDPERPDEGAIWVFADVSERRQAEEKLRLSATVLEHIADGVMVIDVHGRIVAVNPAYTQITGYTEIEAVGRESGLTRASLASSAGHEPAFYDSLWRDLAETGFWRGEIWSTRKNGEGYLEWLTVSAVRDDDDTVSHYVCVFSDITKLKESQDKLDHLAHHDPLTGLPNRLLFHDRLQHAMACAARASRQLAVIFIDLDRFKNVNDTLGHHVGDELLKQVATSLSGCLRDGDTLARLGGDEFIVLLEDVDGERGARMVAEKLMHLFEQPALVSEYELFVTGSVGISLFPQDGTDLNVLIRNADIAMYQAKARGRNGYAFYAPSMDGEGVERLRLEALLRRAIEKNEIWLAYQPQVEIDSGRLIGVEALVRWNSAELGPVGPDRFIPLAEDIGFINQLGGWVLEKASRQMVEWDRAGLSVPKIAVNLSARQFDRGGIAGQVEKVLRETGLPPQRLQLEVTESVIMNTGDAMQYINDLHAIGVGLAIDDFGTGYSSLAYLKRLPVQTLKIDRSFIKDISTDPNDEAIAIAIIQLGKSMNLAVIAEGVETVEQAAFLLRHGCRRAQGYLYARPLPPEQLFAQWGQYDNARYGYAGAGQEQEQA, from the coding sequence ATGTTGACCCTGCGCCTGCCGCGCTTGTACGGTCATTCGCTGTACGGCGCGCTGCTGCTGCTGGTGTTTGGCGGGCTGGCGGTGCCGGCCCTGGTGGGCAGCTGGTTCCTGGTCGGCGTGCAGGAGCGCCAGGCCGCGCGCACGGTGCTGGACGAGACCCTTCAGCGCAACGCCGACATCCTCGCCCTCGGCATGCAGGAATCGCTGTGGAACATGAACGCCGAGGCCGCGCGTTCGCTGGTCGACTCCGTGATGCGCGACCCGGCCGTGCTGCACGTGCGGGTGCGCGCCCAGGGGGATGACGCCTTCATCGACGAGCGCGCCGCCCTGGCGCCGGAGGGCCGCATGTTCCGCGCCGAGCGGACCGTGGTGGTGCACGGCCAGCCGATCGGCCGCGTGCTGGTCGAGATGGACGACAGCCGCAGCCAGCATGAACTGCGCGCCAAGCAGTGGCGCTATGCCGGCGTGCTGGCGGCGCAGCTGGCGGTCTCGCTGCTGCTGATCGTGCTGCTGCTCAAGCGCCGCCTGCTGGCGCCGCTGCGCAGCCTGACGCGCTTTTCCGACACCCTGTCGCGCGGCGACTTCGACACCCCGCTGGTGCTGGCGTCGCGCGACGAACTGGGCCTGCTGGGCGCGCAGATGGAGCGCATGCGGATCGCGATCCGCGAACTGTTCGCCGACATCGGGCGCCGCGAAGAGCGCTTCCGCACCATCGTGACCCAGGTGCCGGGCGCCGTGTTCCGCGCCCGCCCAGGCGGCAGCATCGACTTCGTCAGCGACGCCATCGAGGAGATCTCCGGCTACCCGGCGCGTCTGTTCATGAGCGTGAATACCGACCGCTGGTCCGACATCATCTGCCCCGAAGACCGCCGCATGCACCGGCGCCTGGTCAAGGAGGCGATGCTGGCCGCGCGGCCCTACGAGGTCGAGTACCGGATCGTCGATGCCGACGGGATCGAGCGCTGGGTGCTGGAGGTCGGCCAGCCAGCGGCCCAGGGCGGCGACGCCGCGTTCTGGATCGACGGGCTGATCTCCGACATCAGCGAGCGCAAGCACAACGAGATGCGCATCGAGGCCCTGCTGGCCGAACAGGGGGTGGTGCTCGACTCGGTCATGTTCGGCATCCTGCACGTGCGCGAGCGGCGCGTGGTCTCGAGCAACCGCCAGTTCGACGAGATGTTCGGCTATGCCGAGGGCGAGCTGGCCGGCGAGTCGGTGATCGCGCTGTTCCCCACGCCGGAGGATTGCGACGAGGCCCTGCGCGTCAGTGTCCCGGTGCTGGCCGGCGGCGCCGAATTCAACGACGAGCGCCAGTTCCGGCGCCGCGACGGCAGCCTGTTCTGGTGCATGACGAGCGGGCGCGCGCTCGACCCCGAGCGCCCTGACGAAGGCGCGATCTGGGTGTTCGCCGACGTCAGCGAGCGCCGCCAGGCCGAGGAAAAGCTGCGCCTGTCGGCCACCGTGCTCGAACATATCGCCGACGGCGTGATGGTGATCGACGTGCATGGCCGCATCGTCGCCGTGAATCCGGCTTATACCCAGATCACCGGCTATACCGAGATCGAAGCGGTCGGCCGGGAGTCGGGCCTGACCCGCGCCAGCCTGGCCAGCAGCGCGGGTCACGAGCCGGCGTTCTACGACAGCCTGTGGCGCGACCTCGCGGAAACCGGTTTCTGGCGCGGCGAGATCTGGAGCACTCGCAAGAACGGCGAAGGCTATCTCGAGTGGCTGACGGTGTCCGCGGTGCGCGACGATGACGACACGGTCAGCCATTACGTCTGCGTGTTCAGCGACATCACCAAGCTCAAGGAATCGCAGGATAAGCTCGATCACCTGGCCCACCACGACCCGCTCACCGGCCTGCCGAACCGCCTGCTGTTCCATGACCGCCTGCAGCACGCGATGGCGTGCGCCGCCCGCGCCAGCCGGCAGCTGGCCGTAATCTTCATCGACCTGGACCGCTTCAAGAACGTCAACGACACCCTCGGTCACCACGTCGGCGACGAGCTGCTGAAGCAGGTCGCCACCTCGCTGTCCGGCTGCCTGCGCGACGGCGACACCCTGGCGCGCCTGGGCGGCGACGAATTCATCGTGCTGCTGGAAGACGTCGACGGTGAGCGCGGCGCGCGCATGGTGGCGGAAAAACTGATGCATCTGTTCGAGCAGCCGGCGCTGGTGTCGGAGTACGAGCTGTTCGTCACCGGCAGCGTCGGCATCAGCCTGTTCCCGCAGGACGGGACCGACCTGAATGTCCTGATCCGCAATGCGGACATCGCGATGTACCAGGCAAAGGCGCGCGGCCGCAACGGCTATGCCTTCTACGCGCCGTCGATGGACGGCGAGGGCGTCGAGCGCCTGCGACTGGAAGCGCTGCTGCGCCGCGCGATCGAGAAGAACGAGATCTGGCTGGCGTACCAGCCGCAGGTCGAGATCGACAGCGGACGCCTGATCGGGGTCGAGGCCCTGGTGCGCTGGAACAGTGCGGAGCTGGGCCCGGTGGGGCCGGACCGCTTCATCCCGCTGGCCGAGGACATCGGCTTCATCAACCAGCTCGGGGGCTGGGTGCTGGAAAAGGCCTCTCGCCAGATGGTGGAATGGGATCGCGCCGGCCTGTCCGTGCCGAAGATCGCGGTCAACCTGTCGGCCCGCCAGTTCGACCGCGGCGGCATCGCCGGCCAGGTCGAAAAGGTGCTGCGCGAGACCGGTCTGCCGCCGCAGCGCCTGCAGCTCGAGGTAACCGAATCGGTGATCATGAACACCGGCGACGCCATGCAGTATATTAACGACTTGCACGCGATCGGCGTCGGGCTCGCGATCGACGATTTCGGCACCGGCTATTCCTCGCTGGCCTACCTGAAGCGGCTGCCGGTGCAGACGCTGAAGATCGACCGCAGCTTCATCAAGGACATCTCGACCGATCCGAACGACGAAGCGATCGCGATCGCCATCATCCAGCTCGGCAAGAGCATGAACCTGGCGGTGATCGCGGAGGGCGTCGAGACGGTCGAGCAGGCGGCCTTCCTGCTGCGGCACGGCTGCCGGCGCGCGCAGGGATACCTGTATGCCCGGCCCTTGCCGCCGGAGCAGCTGTTTGCACAATGGGGACAATATGATAATGCGCGATATGGATACGCCGGAGCAGGGCAAGAGCAAGAGCAAGCCTAG
- a CDS encoding xanthine dehydrogenase family protein molybdopterin-binding subunit, which produces MVGWGLMPPRQRLRTASPLAVEAGAVALNGWVAIAADGTVSVVVPRSEMGQGVNTALPMLLAEELDAPLASVRISQAPIDKIFGNLTVLRENLPFHPDDRGSLKQGVQWVMSKVGRELGLMFTGGSTSVKDAWMPMREAGAVARAMLLRAAAEQWKIEAARLATRDGFVLHPDGRRLGYGELAARAASVGADIEPGDVRLKTPAEFRLIGQPVPRRDSPAKVNGTALFGIDARVPGMLYAAVRMAPVVGAGVASFDAAKALAMPGVVKVVEVSSALPRFSGAGAGVAVVAKTWWQAKQAAGALSVTWSASPHAGLSSEAIFADFAKLLDSESGFTYFESGSQDVQGARTLQAEYRAPFLAHATMEPINCTAQLKDGKLKLWTSTQVPSVAVEVAARVAGVDRADVALDVMLLGGGFGRRLETDMVAQAVAIARAVPGQAVQLVWTREDDIGHDVYRPQALERFAAKLDAQGNVIAWDNKSVSGAIGHQYFPRNLGLPGIGPDKTTAEGEYDMQYAIPNRRIAHVIADSAVSIGYWRSVGHSHNAFFKEGFLDEVAHAAGKDPVLLRRELLRGHPRHLAVLDAALAKAGSAPEGRAHGVAVHQSFGSIVAQVAEVSVLDKQIRVHRVVCAVDCGIVVNPNILAQQVESAVVFGLSAALAGEITLKDGQVQQTNFGDYPVLRMNEAPLVETVIVPSIEPPEGMGEPATPPVAPAVASAVFKLTGQRLRSLPLRLA; this is translated from the coding sequence ATGGTCGGCTGGGGCTTGATGCCGCCGCGCCAGCGCCTGCGCACCGCCAGCCCGCTGGCCGTGGAGGCGGGCGCGGTCGCCCTCAACGGCTGGGTCGCGATCGCGGCCGACGGCACCGTCTCGGTGGTGGTGCCGCGCAGCGAGATGGGGCAGGGCGTGAACACCGCGCTGCCGATGCTGCTGGCCGAGGAGCTCGACGCCCCCCTGGCGAGCGTCCGCATCTCCCAGGCGCCGATCGACAAGATCTTCGGCAACCTCACCGTGCTGCGCGAGAACCTGCCTTTCCACCCCGACGACCGCGGCAGCCTCAAGCAGGGCGTGCAATGGGTGATGTCCAAGGTCGGCCGCGAGCTGGGCCTGATGTTCACGGGCGGCTCGACCAGCGTGAAGGACGCATGGATGCCGATGCGCGAAGCGGGCGCGGTGGCGCGCGCGATGCTGCTGCGCGCCGCCGCCGAACAGTGGAAGATCGAGGCGGCGCGCCTGGCGACGCGCGACGGCTTCGTCCTGCATCCCGACGGCCGCCGTCTCGGCTACGGCGAACTGGCCGCACGCGCAGCGAGCGTCGGCGCCGATATCGAACCGGGCGACGTGCGCCTGAAGACGCCGGCCGAATTCCGCCTGATCGGCCAGCCGGTGCCGCGCCGCGACAGCCCGGCCAAGGTGAACGGCACGGCGCTGTTCGGCATCGACGCGCGCGTGCCCGGCATGCTGTACGCCGCCGTCAGGATGGCGCCGGTAGTCGGCGCGGGTGTCGCGTCCTTCGACGCGGCGAAGGCACTGGCGATGCCGGGCGTGGTGAAGGTGGTCGAGGTGTCGTCGGCGCTGCCGCGGTTTTCCGGCGCCGGCGCCGGCGTGGCGGTGGTGGCGAAGACCTGGTGGCAGGCGAAGCAGGCGGCCGGCGCGCTGTCCGTCACATGGAGCGCCAGCCCGCACGCCGGGCTGTCCAGCGAGGCGATCTTCGCCGACTTCGCGAAGCTGCTCGACAGCGAATCCGGCTTCACCTATTTCGAGAGCGGCAGCCAGGACGTGCAGGGCGCCAGGACCCTGCAGGCCGAATACCGCGCGCCCTTCCTGGCGCACGCCACCATGGAGCCGATCAACTGCACCGCCCAGCTCAAGGACGGCAAGCTGAAGCTGTGGACCTCGACCCAGGTGCCGAGCGTGGCGGTCGAGGTGGCGGCCAGGGTCGCCGGCGTCGACCGCGCCGACGTCGCGCTCGACGTGATGCTGCTGGGCGGCGGTTTCGGGCGGCGCCTGGAAACCGATATGGTGGCGCAGGCGGTCGCCATCGCCAGGGCAGTCCCGGGCCAGGCGGTGCAGCTGGTCTGGACCCGCGAGGACGATATCGGGCACGACGTCTACCGCCCCCAGGCGCTGGAGCGCTTTGCCGCGAAGCTGGACGCCCAGGGCAACGTGATCGCCTGGGATAACAAATCGGTCAGCGGCGCGATCGGCCACCAGTACTTCCCGCGCAACCTGGGCCTGCCCGGCATCGGCCCGGACAAGACCACGGCCGAGGGCGAGTACGACATGCAGTATGCGATCCCGAACCGCCGCATCGCCCACGTGATCGCCGACAGCGCGGTATCGATCGGCTACTGGCGCTCGGTCGGCCACTCGCACAACGCCTTCTTCAAGGAAGGCTTCCTGGACGAGGTCGCGCATGCGGCCGGCAAGGACCCGGTGCTGCTGCGGCGCGAACTGCTGCGCGGGCATCCGCGCCACCTGGCGGTGCTGGACGCGGCCCTGGCCAAGGCCGGCAGCGCGCCGGAGGGCCGGGCGCATGGCGTGGCGGTGCACCAGTCCTTCGGCAGCATCGTGGCCCAGGTGGCCGAGGTGTCCGTGCTCGACAAGCAGATCCGCGTGCACCGCGTGGTATGCGCGGTCGATTGCGGGATCGTCGTGAACCCGAACATCCTGGCCCAGCAGGTCGAGTCGGCGGTGGTGTTCGGCCTGTCGGCGGCGCTCGCCGGCGAGATCACGCTGAAGGACGGACAGGTCCAGCAGACCAACTTCGGCGATTATCCGGTGTTGCGGATGAACGAGGCGCCGCTGGTCGAGACCGTGATCGTCCCCAGCATCGAGCCGCCCGAGGGCATGGGCGAGCCCGCCACGCCGCCGGTGGCGCCGGCGGTGGCGAGCGCGGTATTCAAGTTGACGGGGCAGCGGCTGCGCAGCCTGCCGCTGCGGCTGGCTTAA
- a CDS encoding thioredoxin family protein has protein sequence MPSLLLESDNRDQLAAALDGEGWVVACLCAAWCGTCSTYRAGFESLAARHPDKTFVWIDIEDQADVVGDLDVDNFPTLLLQRGDRVAFFGAMLPDANVADRLVQSQAALPDDELARLATSSEERRAWQRECNLRTLLANADS, from the coding sequence ATGCCTAGCCTGTTACTTGAGTCCGACAACCGAGACCAGCTCGCCGCCGCCCTGGATGGCGAGGGATGGGTCGTCGCCTGCCTGTGCGCCGCCTGGTGCGGCACCTGCTCGACCTACCGCGCCGGCTTCGAGTCCCTGGCCGCGCGCCACCCGGACAAGACCTTCGTCTGGATCGACATCGAAGACCAGGCCGACGTGGTCGGCGACCTCGACGTCGACAACTTCCCTACCCTGCTGCTGCAACGCGGCGACCGGGTCGCCTTCTTCGGCGCCATGCTGCCGGATGCGAACGTGGCCGACCGCCTGGTGCAGTCGCAGGCCGCCCTTCCGGACGACGAACTGGCGCGCCTGGCGACGTCCAGCGAGGAGCGGCGCGCGTGGCAGCGGGAGTGCAATTTGCGCACTCTGTTGGCAAACGCCGATTCTTAA
- the tsaB gene encoding tRNA (adenosine(37)-N6)-threonylcarbamoyltransferase complex dimerization subunit type 1 TsaB, which produces MPIILAIETSSELASCALFNSDATAPAASSTVFARESEGVRTHSQSVLPMVQELLREAGVKLADCDAIAFGAGPGSFTGVRTACGVAQGLAFGAGLPVLPMVTLEAMAEACRAASSATEVLAVLDARMGEVYWAQYRYENGNWREVSAPALCAPQDVAPLPANGLAACGNGFAAYPEAFAGKDFAANALGGVLPHARELALLGVHALAAGQAVPADQAQPLYLRNKVAYTSAERQAINAAKAAG; this is translated from the coding sequence ATGCCTATCATCCTTGCCATCGAAACCTCGTCCGAGCTGGCGTCCTGCGCGCTGTTCAACAGCGACGCCACCGCGCCGGCCGCCTCTTCCACCGTCTTCGCCCGCGAATCCGAAGGGGTGCGCACCCATTCGCAATCGGTGCTGCCGATGGTGCAGGAGCTGCTGCGCGAGGCCGGCGTCAAGCTGGCCGACTGCGACGCCATCGCCTTCGGCGCCGGCCCAGGTTCCTTCACCGGCGTGCGCACCGCCTGCGGCGTGGCCCAGGGCCTGGCTTTCGGCGCCGGCCTGCCGGTGCTGCCGATGGTGACCCTGGAAGCGATGGCCGAAGCCTGCCGCGCTGCGAGCTCCGCGACCGAGGTGCTGGCCGTGCTGGACGCGCGCATGGGCGAGGTCTACTGGGCGCAGTACCGCTATGAAAACGGCAACTGGCGCGAAGTCTCGGCGCCTGCGCTGTGCGCGCCGCAGGACGTCGCGCCGCTGCCCGCGAACGGCCTGGCCGCCTGCGGCAACGGTTTCGCGGCCTACCCGGAAGCGTTTGCCGGCAAGGACTTCGCCGCGAATGCCCTCGGCGGCGTGCTGCCGCATGCGCGCGAGCTGGCCTTGCTGGGCGTGCATGCGCTGGCCGCCGGCCAGGCGGTGCCGGCCGACCAGGCCCAGCCGCTCTACCTGCGCAACAAGGTGGCCTACACCAGCGCCGAGCGCCAGGCGATCAATGCGGCGAAGGCGGCCGGCTGA
- the rimI gene encoding ribosomal protein S18-alanine N-acetyltransferase — MSASPELGATARDGLALRPMVVADIDEVHALECSVFPHPWSRANFVDSLASGYDAWVLREPDEGQLAGYFLLMYAVDEAHLLDVAVSGERQGSGLGRYLLDRIVARARAMGMGSILLEVRPSNGRALQVYERYGYTQIGRRKGYYPAHEGKREDAIVMRFVL; from the coding sequence ATGAGCGCATCGCCGGAACTGGGCGCCACCGCGCGGGATGGGCTGGCGCTGCGCCCGATGGTGGTGGCCGACATCGACGAGGTGCATGCGCTGGAATGCAGCGTGTTTCCGCATCCCTGGAGCCGCGCCAACTTCGTCGATTCGCTGGCCAGCGGCTATGACGCCTGGGTGCTGCGCGAGCCGGACGAAGGGCAACTGGCCGGCTACTTCCTGCTGATGTATGCGGTGGACGAAGCCCACCTGCTGGACGTCGCCGTCAGCGGCGAGCGTCAGGGCAGCGGCCTGGGCCGCTATCTGCTGGACCGGATCGTCGCACGTGCGCGCGCGATGGGCATGGGCTCGATCCTGCTGGAAGTGCGGCCCTCGAACGGGCGCGCGCTGCAGGTGTACGAGCGCTACGGTTACACGCAGATCGGGCGCCGCAAGGGGTATTATCCAGCCCATGAGGGAAAGCGCGAGGACGCGATCGTGATGAGGTTTGTACTATGA